From Halorientalis litorea:
CTGGCTTATCTCACCACTGATCAAGTTCGGCGACTGGGTCGCCAAGGCGACCCTCAAACTGTTCGGCGTCGAGATGACGGGCGCGTGGCTCGAAACGGAGGAAGAGATAATCGAGTCCCGTGCGGACCTCCGAAACCGCCTCGACTCACTGCTCGAACGCGGTGACCTCTCGGAGGAACGCCGCGAGGAAATCCGCAACGCCCTCACAGTGGGCGAGGAACCCATCTCGGCGGTCATGACCGACGCCGAGGATACCGTCTTTCTCTCGACAGGGTGTTCGGTCGCGGGGAACCTCGACCGCATCGGCTCTAGCCCGCACACTCGCTTCCCGCTGGTCGGCGACGACCCCGAGGACTTCCGGGGCATCGTGTACGTGCCTTCCGTCGTCGACCGCATCGACGAACTGCAGGCCGGTGACACCACCTTCGAGGACATCGCCGCGCCGCCGATGACGATGGGTCCCGAAACGACCATCAGCGACGCCGTCGACCAGTTCCAGGCCGAGAGTCAAGAACTCGCGCTGGTACTCTCCGATGGTGAGGTCGTCGGTCTGTTGACTGCGACGGACGCGCTCGAAGCCATCATGGGCGACATCGAGGACCCGCTCGACGAGAACGTCGACCTCTCGGCGGAGGGTCGGCGACTTGACTGAATAGGGCACTGACGGAACGGTACGGTCGCGGTGCGAACGAGCATCCGGCGGCCGGCGGCCGCCGGTTCACGCAACTCGCGGCCTCGCCGCGAGTTGCGGTGTTTTTCGCCCACGTTTTTGCCGCGAGCGGTTCGCGCGGAGCGCGAACCCGAGTGACAAAAAGGTGGTTAGTCGGTGTAGTAGTACTCGCCCGACTTCTTCTGTTCGCGGTCGAGTTGTGACCCCGGCTTGTTCACGCGGGGGCGTTTGGTCCGCTCGTCCCGGCGGAACGTGATGTCGAGGTTCCCGAGGAACTCGTTCATCCCGCCCCGCATGTCCGTCGGCGGGGAGGCGTGCCCGTAGTCGGCCGGTTCGCCGTCGAACACCAGTAGTCGGTCCGCCAGTAAGTCTATCATGTAGATGTCGTGGTCGATGACGAGCGCGGTGGCGTCGTGGTGTTCGGCGTACCGGCGGATGGCCGTGGTCGCCAGTACGCGCTGCTCCACGTCCAGATGCGCCGACGGTTCGTCGAGCAGGTAGAGGTCGGCGTCCTCCGAGAGGCAGGCCGCGATGGCGACCCGTTGGCGTTCCCCGCCCGAGAGGTCCGTGAGGTTCTGCTCCATCACCCGCTCTAACTGGAGCGGTTGGGCGATTTCGGTCTGCCAGTAGGAGGACCCGAAGTCGTCGGCGACGGAGCGCAGGAACGCGTCGACCCGCATGTGCTGGTCGATTTCGATGTACTGGGGCTTGTAGGCGATGTCGAGGTCGGCGTCCACCGTGCCCTCGTCGGGGCTGAGTCTGCCGGCGAGCAGTTTGGCGAACGTCGACTTCCCGATACCGTTCGGGCCGACGACGCCCAGCACCTCGCTCTCCCGGATTTCGCCGCCCTCGACTTCGAGGGAGAACTCGCCGTCGCCGTAGGATTTGGTGAGGTCGGGGTACTCCACGGCGACTTGGCCGCTACTCACCGAGCGGGGAGCGTGCTCCTCGAACTCGATGGCCGACTCCCGGATGCGCATGTTCTCGTTCTCCAGATAGCCCGAGAGGTACTCGTTGATGCCGTTGCGTACCGACTTCGGCGGCGTGATGATACCGAACGCGCCGGACTGCCCGTACGCGAGATGGACGTTGTCGGCGAGCAAGTCGAGGATAGCGAGGTCGTGTTCGACCACGAGCATCGAGCGGTCCTCCTCCTCGGCGAGTTCGCGGATGATGCGCGCCGCCGTGACGCGTTGGCCGATGTCCAGATACGGCGTAATCTCGTCGAGGAAGTAGAAGTCGGCGTCCCGGGCCAGCGTCGCCGTCATCGCCACGCGCTGGAGTTCACCGCCGGAGATGGCGTCGATGTCCTGGTCCATGACCGCGCCGATGCCGAACCGCTCGACCAACTCGTCGAGGGCACCGCGCTCGTCGGTGCGTGCAAGCAGGTCACGCGTCGTCCCGTCGAAGCGGTCTGGGATGCGGTCGACGTACTGGGGCTTGCGGGCGACGGTCACGTCGCCGTCGCGCAGTTGTACGAGGTAGTCCTGCAGTTCCGTGCCGCGGTACTCGTCCAAGACGCGCTCCCAGTCGATGTCGGTGTTGAACTCCCCGAGGTTGGGCATCATCTCGTCGGCGAGGATGCGGACGGCGGTGGTTTTCCCGATACCGTTCGGCCCGAGGATGCCCGTGACCTGCCCTTCCGCCGGTGCCGGCAGGCCGTACAGCGAGAAGGCGTTCTCGCCGTAGCGGTGGACCGGGTCCTCGTCGAGTTCTTGCGGGAGGTTGATGATTTCGATGGCGTCGAACGGGCACTTCTCGACGCAGATGCCACAACTCT
This genomic window contains:
- a CDS encoding ribosome biogenesis/translation initiation ATPase RLI — encoded protein: MADDSIAVVDLDRCQPDRCNYECANFCPPNRTGEECIVTREDRFEDNDLYEGTPDQISISEELCLGESCGICVEKCPFDAIEIINLPQELDEDPVHRYGENAFSLYGLPAPAEGQVTGILGPNGIGKTTAVRILADEMMPNLGEFNTDIDWERVLDEYRGTELQDYLVQLRDGDVTVARKPQYVDRIPDRFDGTTRDLLARTDERGALDELVERFGIGAVMDQDIDAISGGELQRVAMTATLARDADFYFLDEITPYLDIGQRVTAARIIRELAEEEDRSMLVVEHDLAILDLLADNVHLAYGQSGAFGIITPPKSVRNGINEYLSGYLENENMRIRESAIEFEEHAPRSVSSGQVAVEYPDLTKSYGDGEFSLEVEGGEIRESEVLGVVGPNGIGKSTFAKLLAGRLSPDEGTVDADLDIAYKPQYIEIDQHMRVDAFLRSVADDFGSSYWQTEIAQPLQLERVMEQNLTDLSGGERQRVAIAACLSEDADLYLLDEPSAHLDVEQRVLATTAIRRYAEHHDATALVIDHDIYMIDLLADRLLVFDGEPADYGHASPPTDMRGGMNEFLGNLDITFRRDERTKRPRVNKPGSQLDREQKKSGEYYYTD
- a CDS encoding CNNM domain-containing protein, whose translation is MTPLEVGLRLAAGVFLILINAYFVAIEFALTRVRQFPESEFDTPGLRRAWEMTNDLELYLTTCQIWISGTSIALGIVAEPGLAALLEPLFRDTFLASVGAGSLLGFFIINMIHLTHGEQTPTYLGVERSKQVARYGAKPLYYFAWLISPLIKFGDWVAKATLKLFGVEMTGAWLETEEEIIESRADLRNRLDSLLERGDLSEERREEIRNALTVGEEPISAVMTDAEDTVFLSTGCSVAGNLDRIGSSPHTRFPLVGDDPEDFRGIVYVPSVVDRIDELQAGDTTFEDIAAPPMTMGPETTISDAVDQFQAESQELALVLSDGEVVGLLTATDALEAIMGDIEDPLDENVDLSAEGRRLD